The window ATAGGGCATTCATTTATTATGGTTCTTGCAATTGCTATACGTTGTTTTTGACCTCCTGACAATGACACACCTCTTTCTCCAACGGCTGTATCATATCCTTTGTCAAAACACATGATATCTTCATGAATACTAGCTATTTCAGCAGCATCTAGTACCTTTTTATCTTCTATATTTGGATTTGAAATTTTTATATTTTCTTTTATGGTTTTAGCAAACAGAAAAGGTTCCTGTAGTACTAATCCTACATTTTTTCTAATCCACTTTTTATCAATAGTATTTAATTCTCTTCCATCTATTTTTATAGAGCCATTATTATATTCATAAAGTCTTGGAAGAAGATGAACTAATGAGCTTTTTCCAGAACCAGTAGGCCCTAGTATAGCAACAGTTTCACCAGCGTTTATATCAAAAGAGACTCCATTTAATACAGGTTTCTCCTTTTCATATTCAAAACACACATTCTCAAAGGAAACATTTCCTTGTATTTCAGGTTTTTCATGATTTTCTTCAAGTATTTCCATAGGTTCATTCAAAACTTCTTCTATACGACCTACAGCAACTATAGATTTTCCCATATCTGTAAGTATTCTTCCCATTTGTCTTACAGGCCATAAAAGCATACCTTCATAAGTTGTGAATACCACCAATGTACCTAAAGATATGTGACCTTTTGCTGCCCACAAGCTACCTAGAACCAATACAGCACCTATTTGCATCATACAGATAAAGTCTGAAATAGCCCAATACCACGCCAATAGCTTAATTAATTTATAAACCAGATCTTTATATTTTTCATTTTTTTCATTAAATTTTTCAATTTCATACTTTTGTCTTGCAAAAGCTTTAACTACTCTTATACCTGTTAAGTTTTCTTGTAGTACTGTAGAAAGTTTACCTTCAGCTTCATCAGCCTCTAAAAAAACTTTCTGAACTTTTGAGAAAAAAACAAAAGCAAATATAAATATTATAGGTACTACAGCCATAGAAACTAGAGCCATTTTTACATTGAGATTGAACATTATATAAGAAACAAAAACCAAAGTAAAAATTGCACCACCTATTTCCACCAATTGAACTGCTAAAAATCGCCTTATAGTTTCTACATCTGAGCTACATCTTTGAATCAAATCTCCTGTATCTGCTTTCACATGATATTCATAAGGTAATCTTTGTATATGATCATATAATTGCTCTCTCATATTTTTGGCAGTGTTTTCAGAAGCTTTACTTGACAGTGTATTTTTCAAATAAAGAAATAAACCTCTAAAAATAGTTAAAATTATGAGTGCTATACCTATAATCCATAGATTGTTTCTTAAATACTCTTTACCTCCTAAAAAATTTATAGTTTTAATCATCCTAATAGAACTTATTTCTTTGCTTCCAATAATAGAGTCAATAGTAGTTTTCACTAAAAGAGGGCCTATTACTGTAA is drawn from Sporanaerobacter acetigenes DSM 13106 and contains these coding sequences:
- a CDS encoding ABC transporter ATP-binding protein, with translation MKGLKSIFKFMKGSKFIYAMSIVSIVLATFFTVIGPLLVKTTIDSIIGSKEISSIRMIKTINFLGGKEYLRNNLWIIGIALIILTIFRGLFLYLKNTLSSKASENTAKNMREQLYDHIQRLPYEYHVKADTGDLIQRCSSDVETIRRFLAVQLVEIGGAIFTLVFVSYIMFNLNVKMALVSMAVVPIIFIFAFVFFSKVQKVFLEADEAEGKLSTVLQENLTGIRVVKAFARQKYEIEKFNEKNEKYKDLVYKLIKLLAWYWAISDFICMMQIGAVLVLGSLWAAKGHISLGTLVVFTTYEGMLLWPVRQMGRILTDMGKSIVAVGRIEEVLNEPMEILEENHEKPEIQGNVSFENVCFEYEKEKPVLNGVSFDINAGETVAILGPTGSGKSSLVHLLPRLYEYNNGSIKIDGRELNTIDKKWIRKNVGLVLQEPFLFAKTIKENIKISNPNIEDKKVLDAAEIASIHEDIMCFDKGYDTAVGERGVSLSGGQKQRIAIARTIINECPIVVFDDSLSAVDTETDISIREALNGRKNKSTTIIISHRISTVKEADLILVLDKGKIVQRGNHEELLKKEGLYKRVYEIQNSLEDNLENVSVN